A segment of the Deltaproteobacteria bacterium genome:
GCCGCATCGTTGGCTTTCCTTCTCCTCCCGCAATTATTCATCTCGCCAAGGGCATGCCCCATCGCATTTTGATCAGCACCGCTGACTTTCAGAAGCGCTTTGAGTTTCCGTTTATTTGCTCGTTGACGCAGAAGAGTTTTCTGACCAACCGGCGCGACACGATCCGCAGAGTCACGATGTCGCTGATCGAAGCGACCCATTTCCTCAAGACGCGCAAGGAAGAGACCAAGAAATATATCGCCAAGTACGCGCGGCAGGACAACCCGCAGTTTCTCGAGGCAGCGTACAACGCCATGATCAAGCTGCATGACCGAGTGCCGCTGGTGACTCGCGAAGGCGTGGAGGTTCAAATCAAAGATGCGTTGAGCCGCAAGCCCGGGCTGACCATGCGCTTCGAAGAACTGGCCGATGACAGCCTGGTGCGTGAGCTCGACAAGAGCGGCTTTATCGACAAGGTTTACAGCCAGAAATGATCTTTACTAGTACGGCGCGTAGAATCTCCCCGTATCCCTCTTTTGCAAAGGGAAAAGTTTATCCCGGTTGTTCCCTGCTTTATTGCGAAAGCGAGCGAGAGTTCCCCTCTTTGGAAAAGAGGGGTAGGGGAGATTTAGGGCGGTTGCGGTGGGGCGATTCATGATTGTTGCTGTGGTTCTTTCCGCTGGTGAGTCGAGCCGCATGGGGCGCCCCAAGGCATTGCTGCCGATCGAGGGCCAGACCTTTATTGACAAAATCGTTAGCGCGTTAAAAGACAGTGGCATCGAGCGCGTCGTCGTTGTGTTGGGCTTCAACGCCGCGGAGATGCGCCGCAGGATCGAACATCTACCGGTGGAAATTGTCGTCAATCCCGACTACAAACAGGGGCAGCTTTCGTCGTTGCAAACGGCGATTCGCGATTTGCAGGCGACGCCGGATTGCGACGGCATGCTGGTCCATCTCGTCGATCATCCCTACATCGACGCAAGGCTCGTGCGCGTGATGTTGCAACGATTTGCCGAATCGCGCGCGCCGATCGTCGTGCCGATCCATCAGGGCAAGCGCGGGCACCCGGTGATTTTTTCGCGCGCGCTTTTTCAAGAACTGCTGAACGCGCCAATGGATCAAGGAGCCAAGGCGGTGGTGAATGCACACCGCGCTGAAACTTTCGAAATCGACACGGATGACGTCGGCATTACCCTCGATATCGACACGCCGGAGCTCTACCGGCAGCATGTGAAAGGTGAGTAAATGGCGAGATTACAACTAACGTTGGCGTGCGGCGATTACGATTTTCTGCGGCCGTTGATCAACGGCGAGATCCAACCCCAGGGCATCGAATTGAATGTCCTGACCATGCCGTCGCCAGAGCGGCATGGCCGCATGCTACGCCATGAGGAGTTCGACGTCTGCGAGCTGTCGTTGGTCGGCTATCTGGTCTCGCGCGACAAGGGGTGCAATTACAATGCGATCCCGGTGTTTCCGCACCGCCGCTTTCGGCATCAATATATGGTCAAGCGCACCGGCTGCGGCATCGAGAAACCGTCGGATTTGAACGGCAAACGGATCGCGCTCGATACGTTGCAAAACTCCGCCGGCCTATGGATGCGCGGTATTCTCCAGGACCACTACGGTGTTGATCTAAAGACCGTCGAATGGTGGTGCCAGGAAGAAGAAGATATCGCGTTTGAACCGGCGAGCTGGATGAACGTCAAGCGCGTGGCGCACGGCAAGAACGTCGATCAAATGCTGCTCGACGGCGAGCTCGAAGCGGCGCTCTATCCGGAGACGCTGCCGTCGATTCGCCAAGGTGATCCGAGAGTCGCGCTGCTATTCCCCGATCCGAAAAAAGCCGAGATCGAGTATTACAAAAACGGCGGCTTCTTCCCGATCATGCACACCGTGGTGGTGAAAAATCACATTCTCCAAGAGCATCCCTGGGTCGGCATCAGCCTGGTGCGTGCCTTCGAGCAAGCCAAGCAGATCTGCTACGAGCGCAACAGCGACCCGCGCAGTTTTGCGCTGGTCTGGGTGCAAGACCTGATGCGCGAACAGAAAGAGATCTTTGGACCCGACCCTTGGCCGTACAATCTAGAAGACAATCGCGAGGCGCTCGAAGCGGTCATTCGCTACGAATACGAGCAGGGCATGATCAAGAAAAAGCCCAATGCCGAAGAGCTGTTTTTCGCGCCGAGCTTGCAGCGCATTCAACACTACGTCTGAACTCAATGGATAATGGAAAATTGAAAATGGGGGAGAGGGAGTCGCGCTATGTGGTTGAGTGGCGTTTGGACCCGGTCGGCGTTGTTACTTCGACAACGCTTGCACCTCTTGCTCGACTCGTGTGACAAATTGCTTTCGCGATGGGAAATCGCCGGCGTAAAATGCCCTGCCGAAGTTGACCTGCGCCAACCAGCGCTCACCTTCAACGTAACTCAGACCCACCGGCACGATGGGGATGTGCCGCCCGAGCGCTTTGGCCGCGGCGCCGGCGATCACAGCGAACCCGGCATTGAACGGCAAAAATTCGTCGCGAGTTTTTTTCGGCGTATAGTTGGGGTCAATATTCGGATAGCCCTCGGGAAAAATCAGCAGTACCTTGCCATCAACCAACAGTTGTACGGCGTCGCGCAAAGCGCGGCGCTGATACGCGGCAATATCGCTTTCGCGAAATACACTATCTTTCTGCGGCCGAACGCCATCCGCACCGGACGTTAGGGCATCAGGCCGAAGCACCACGGGCCATTCGGCGAGCCGAGTCACCGCTTCCATGCAGTAGCGGATCCAGCGGCTTTGGGCCCAGTCGAGTGTGACGAGGAAATGCAGCTCGCGCGGCAGGGTCTGATACAAGGCAACGCCGTCGTACAAGTGATGATAGTGGCGCGCCACCAGCAGTACTGGGCCCTCCTGCGGTACATTGGCGATTCCTGAGACTGCAATTTCGATACGCCCGCCGTTTAGCCAGCGCGCGAGCTGTCCCATGGCGCGGCGGCGCACGTATTTGGCGATCGGCGTTGCCAAGTTCACGGCTGATTCAAAGCGGCTCGAAAGTGCCGCCACGGCGGCGCACATAGGTGCGGCCGCGCCAACGGTGCTGGCGCTTGAGCGCATTGTAAAGGACGCGCAGCACCACCGGTAAATCGCACAGGGGAGAGAGCCAATAACTCCACGGCCTCCCGGGATAGGCGCGCGCCGTACCGAAGAGAACGCCAAGTCGAATCGAGAACAACGCTCCGGCCAAGAGAAGTAGCCAGAGCGGCGCTCCGATGAAAGCGCCAAGCACGAAAGTCGGCAGTGGCAATGCCTGCAACGGCAAGAGCGCTATCAAACCGAGTGCCTCGCGCCCGGCGAAATAGTGATCGCGCATTGGCAAAGAACGCGGCCAATTGTTCCAGGTTTCACGCCAATGCGCGTACATTTTTACCGTGATAAGATAGTCGCTCTCGTAGAAGCCCACCGCTTCGCCGCATTCCGCCAGCCGCCGCACGATGGTGATGTCCTCGCACAGCGAGCGCCGCGCGGCGTAAAACGCTCCGGTGCGCAACAGAGTTTCGCGGCGGCTGAAGAAGCATTGGCCGTTGGCGTGAACCTTGTGGCGATCCCGCGTCGCCGCTCCCGGGCTGCCGAAACGGTATATAAGTGTTGTCAGCATGGCCGGATGCAGCAGACCGTCGATCCACCCGGAGAGATGCTGCAGCGTGGCCACCGAAAAGTTATCGATGCTGGTACGCCGCGCATGGGCGAGGAGCGAGCGCACCAGTTGCGGTGCGGCGCGCACATCGGCGTCGATACAAAGAATCCAATCGCTCTGAGATGCGGACTGCTGCAGGCCGCGATGAAGTCCCCAAGCTTTGCCCGTCCATTCTGGGTCCACCGGGCTCGCGTCCACCAGCCGAACCCGGCCATCGCGCATGGCAAAGCCATCCACTAGCGCTTGGGTACCGTCACTGGAGCCGCCGTCGATGACGAGAATCTCGCGCACCTCACGCGGCTGGGCGATCAATGTTTCCAGACAACCGGCGAGTCGCTGCAACTCGTTTAGCACCGGCAAGAGAATCGTGACGCTCTCATGGCTTGGGGTATCGGAGGCTTCGACGCGCTGTTTGACGGACATGCGAATCTGACCCGTTCCCGCCAAAAACTATTTTGCCGCCGAGGCGCGCAGAGTTTCACAGGAGCTGCCGGTCGGCAGGGGGCTCATCACAAAGCGGCTTTCTTTCGGGTCGGGGGTAATTTCCGGTGACGCGTTGAGGAAGGCCGGCCTGGCACCGAGCACCCGCTGGGCGAAACTTTGCACCTCGATGGTGCCCTCGATTCTGCCGGCTTGTAGAATGCGGCCGTTGAGAATCGAGCGACCGCGTTGAACTACGTAGAGCTCGCCATCGGGCAGCAGAGGGATCGTTATTTTCAATGTGGCTGCCGGCAAGCCGTCACCGTCCCAGTCAAACACCGCCGGATCGTCGATTTTCTCCGGCAGTTTTACATCGTCGCCGACCGGCCGATAGCCGATGCGCTCGATGCCCAAGTCCGCGCGGTAACGCCAGCCCTGGGTGTCTCTCTCGACTTCGACGCTGTAGCTGTGATTGGCAAGGGCCGCAATAAATTTTTCCGGGAAGATCATCTTGATAAATTTCGAGTCTTCGAGCAGGCGGAAGTCGCAAACCTTGTGGCTTTGGACGAAACTGCCGCCACTACGTTTAACTTCCACCAGCGAAACCGATTTCGAAGCGGACTTCGAGCTACCGAAAAAAGGCACCTTGGTAGTCGACGCTAGGATCATTTCCAGTTTATAGGTGCCAGGCGCGAGAAGCGCTTCCTCTTGGGCGGCTAAGTTTTTAAAGGCCGGCGGGAGTAAGGCGAACAGCAGTGCAGCTGGCAGCGAGAGCATGCTTAGGCGAAACCATCGACGACGCATCATCACACTCCTGAGCTCAAGATTATTGCGAAGACCAAGCTAGCACGGATTGCCCGTGCAAGAAAAGTGACGGACCAGGCGGGCAGCCCAAAAGTTGCCGTTGAGCGGGCCGTGGCCTATTTTACCAAAGCCCAAGCAAGAACTTTCTTGCGCCGACAGATGAATCAAGCCGAACTATTCAAGAACGCCATCGTGTTTGCGGGGGCTGAGGATGGCTCGATGTCGTTGGTGTCTGTGCAGCCCCAAGAAACGCCGGTTGATTTCCGACCGGCGATTATGGAAGAGAACCTCGTCAGTAGCCCTAAACCTGAGTCCGCCGCTCCGGTAGTAAAAGCACCATCTCCTCCCCCCGTCGCAGCGCCGCCGCCGGCACCGAAAGCACCAGCTATGCCGAGCCCAGAAAAGGCCGGACTGGTAAACAAACCGAGCGAGCCCATGATTGTTGTCATGAAGCCCGAGCCGGCGCCAAGACATGAACCCGCCGCTGAAAGTCCAAAGGAAGCGCCCGCGACCCTCGCGGCAGCGCCAAAAATGCCAACTCCCGACCGCTCACCTGGCACCGGCAGGGTGCCTGAGCCAGTCATTGTTGTTGTGCCACCCCCTGCGCAAGCCCAAGCCAATGCAGCTGCGGCGCGCCCAGAAGCGGCTGCGATCACAGCTCCCGCAGCCGTGGCAAATCCAGCGTTGGATCGTCCTGCCAACGCCGTGACTTCGGCAGTCTCACCGAAAACGAAAACGCAAACCGAGCCGGAGACTCCGTTGAGTTTGCCGCGGGCCGAAACGAACCGAGAAGCGTCCCCACAGCCAGCGCCACCGGTGGCTGAAAGCAGGGCATCCCAGCCAGCCAAAGCTCAATCTCCTGGGACAACAATTGCTCAGCCGAGTGTTTCGGCAACGCTGCCAACGACGGTGCCGCGCCAATCTGAGATGAGAGAATCCGCCAACCTTTCGGCAAAAACCAGCGAACCGGCCGCAGCGCCTGCAGCCGTGCCGATTCCGCCTCCGGCCGAGCCCAAGGCGGTGAGCGAAAGCAAACCGGTTAGCGCTCCGCCTCCTACCCTAGCCGTGCCAGAAACCGTCGCTCCAAAGACAAGGGCAGAGCCGCCAGCAGTGCTAACGCCAGCGAAAAACCCCGCAGCGATGGTGCCGAAGCCAATGGATCTAGCTGAGAAAAGCACCGGGGCAAAGGCCATCACTGCCGCACCGCCACCGCCTGCGACAGAGAAGTTAGAGACGCGCGGTCCCGCTGCGGAACAGTTGGCAATGTCACCGCCTCCTGTGCGCGAAACCGCGCCGGCTCCGAGGCCTCTTCCAACGCCGAGCACGGTGGCGGCTCCGCCTGCCCCCGTGGTCGAACCGCCGCCGGCACGCGCGCCCGTGAGCGCTGCGCCGCAGCAATTGGCATCTCTGCCAAAGACCACCGAGAGCGCGCCTGATGCTAAAGCGCCGCCACGGCCGGTGCCCAGGCCGCTTGCGGGCTACATCGTGCAGATTGCGTTCAATGACGCCTCTACGGCGCAGCGATGGGCGGAGAGTATGGAGCGCAAAGGCTTCGCGGTATCGGTCACCGAGGCGGGAGAGCCAGGGGCCTTTCGCGTCCGCCTGGGTAATTTCCCTGTGCGCGCCGATGCCGAGCGGCAACTTGTCGCACTGCGTCAGGAGGGGCTGCGCGGCATCGTGCTTAATTTGCCGCAGGCCTTTCGGCCCGAAGCCGCCTCTTCCCTACCCTAGACTACTGCAGTTTTGCGCGCAGCAAATTGTTAACGGTTTGCGGATTGGCTTTGCCGCCGGTCGCTTTCATGACTTGGCCCACCAGGTAGCCAAAAATTTTGTCGTTGCCGGACTTGTATTGTTCCACCTGTTTGCCATTGGCGGCGAGCACGCGGTCGATTTCGATCTCGATGCTGCTCCTGTCAGAGACTTGTTCGAGCCCCTTATCGCTGACGATTTGCTGTGGGGATTTACCGCTGGACAACATTTCAGCGAAAACCGTCTTAGCGATCTTGCCACTGATTTTCCCCTGATCGATCAAGCGAACCAATTCCCCGAGGCGCTCAGCCGCCACCGGCCAGCGGTCAATGTAGAATTCTTCATCCAGTTTCTGTTCCTTTAGCACCCGAAAGAGATCGCCGACGATCCAATTGGCAACCGCTTTCGCATTCGCGTGGGCCGTGACCGCCTCCTCAAAATAATCGGCGATGTCTTTTCGGCTGGTCAAAAGTTCGGCCTCGTAAGCCGGCAATTGATAACCTTGCATGAAGCGCGCTTTGCGTGCGGCGGGCAGTTCCGGCAGCCCGGCACGGACTTCGGCGATCCAATCAGCGTTGATCACTAGCGGCAGCAGATCGGGATCGGGAAAGTAGCGATAGTCATGGGCCGACTCCTTCGAGCGCATCGAGCGGGTCTCTTCGCGATGCTCATCCCACAGCCGGGTTTCCTGCACCAATTGGCCGCCGCCGGAAAGAACATCGCTTTGCCTTTCGATTTCAAAGGCGATTGCCTTTTCGATGGCTTTGAAGGAGTTCAAGTTCTTGATCTCAATCTTGGTGCCGAGTCGGTCGCTGCCAGCAGGCCGCACCGAGACGTTGGCGTCGCAGCGAAAACTGCCTTCCTCCATGTTGCCGTCGCAGACACCGAGAAACTGCACAATAGCGCGCAGGGTTTTGAGATAACTGACCGCTTCATCGGCGCTGCGCAAATCCGGCTCGCTGACGATTTCCAGAAGCGGCACGCCGGCGCGGTTGAGATCGACCAGGCTCGAGTCGCCATGTTGATCGTGAATATTTTTGCCGGCGTCTTCTTCCATGTGAATGCGTGTCAGGCGCACCCGCTTAGTCGCGCCGCTGACTTCGATGTCGATGTAGCCATGCTCGCAGATCGGCAGTTCGTATTGGCTGATTTGATAGCCCTTGGGCAGGTCGGGATAAAAATAGTTTTTGCGCGCCAAGCGGCTCGCGCGGGTGATTTCACAATGGGTCGCCAGGCCGGCGCGCAGCGCAAATTCGACGACTTTCCGGTTCAACACCGGCAGCACCCCGGGCAAGCCGATGCACACCGGGCACGTGTTGGCGTTGGGTTCAGCGCCAAAACGGGTGGAGCAGCCGCAGAAGATCTTCGAATCGGTGAGCAGTTGCGCGTGGACTTCCAGGCCGATGACGGGTTCGTAGTTCATGGTTCTGATCGTTAACCGATTGAGGATAGAAGATGGAGGATCGAGGAGGGTAAGAATGGTTCTGCGACCCTCTATCCTCTATCCTCGGGTTTCATTGTGTGACACTCGGTCGCTTGCTCATAAGCGTACGCCACGCGCAGGATCGTCGCTTCATCGAACGGTTTCCCGATGATTTGCAGGCCGATCGGCAAGCCTGCTTTATCAAAGCCGCAGGGTAGGGAGATGGCCGGCAAGCCAGCGAGGTTCACCGAGATCGTATAGATGTCCGACAAGTACATTTGTAACGGATCTTGGGTTTTCTCACCGATCTTGAAGGCAGTGGTCGGCATGGTCGGTGTGACGATGGCGTCGCAGCTTGCAAAAGCCTGATCGAAGTCGCGTTTGATCAATGCGCGCACACGCTGGGCTTTGAGGTAGTAGGCTTCGTAGTAGCCGGCGGAGAGCGCATAGGTGCCGAGCATGATGCGCCGCTTGACCTCGGCGCCGAAACCTTCCTCGCGGCTTAGCATGTAGGTGTCATTTAGATCTGCGGCTTCGGCGCGATGGCCGTAGCGCATGCCGTCGTAGCGCGCCAGATTGGAGCTCGCCTCAGCGGTGGCGATAATGTAATAGACTGCCACCGCGTAACTCGTGTGCGGCAGAGAAATATCTTCGATGCGCGCGCCCTGTTTTTCCAGCTCGGCGATGGCGCGCCGCACGGCTTGCTCGACCTCGGGCGCCATGCCGGCGACGAAATATTCGCGCGGAACGCCGAGGCGCAGGCCTTTGACACCGCCCGTCAGGGCTTCGCTGTATTTCGGCACCGGTCGCTGCACCGAGGTGGCATCGGCCGGGTCGTGGCCGGCGATCGCTTCGAGCAACAGCGCGCTATCGCGCACGTCCTTGGTCATGGGTCCCACTTGGTCCATCGATGAGGCAAAGGCGATGATGCCGTAGCGGCTCACCCGTCCGTAGCTGGGCTTTAACCCAACGATGCCGCAACAAGCCGCCGGCTGGCGAATCGAGCCGCCGGTGTCGGTGCCCAATGCCGCAATGCATTCATCGGCGGCGACGGCAGCGGCGGAGCCGCCCGACGAGCCTCCCGGCACACGCGCGCCATCCCAAGGGTTGCGCGTCGGATGGAACGCCGAATTCTCCGCCGACGAGCCCATGGCGAATTCATCGAGATTGGTCTTGCCCACGATCACCGCCCCCGCGTTGCGCAGCTTGGCCACCGTTGTGGCGTCGTAGGGCGGTACGAAATCGCCGAGAATTTTCGAGGCACAGGTGGTTTTTAGGCCGCGCGTCAGAAAGTTATCCTTGAGCGCCAGCGGCACGCCGAGCAAAGGGCTGTCTGACTTATTTTCGCTGAGAAGTTTATCCGCTTGGCGCGCCTGGTCGCGGGCCCCCTGGCGATCAACGGTTAGGTAAGCACGGATGTTCTCATCGCTAGCCGCGATGCGCGCCAGCACGGCTTCGGTCAGCTCGACGCTGGAGCACTCGCGGCGGCGCAATGTATCGCTGGCTGCATGCAGCGTCAGGGCGGCGAGAGTCATTCGATGATCTTCGGAACTTTGAAAAAGCTGCCGTCGCGCTCGGGTGCGTTGGCGAGCAGCGCGTCGGCGTTCGGCTGATTGACCTCTTTATCTTCGCGCAGTGCAGTGACCGCGTCGTTGGCATGGCTGAAAGGCTCGACGCCCGTGATGTCGAGCTGATTCAATTGCTCCATGTATTCGAGAATGGCGCCCAACTGCTCGGCCAGCTGTTCTTCTTCGCTGGCGGTCAAGCGCAGGCGCGCCAACAGCGCCACCCGTTGTACTTCGTCGCGCGACAATTTCATTTGAGCCATTTTTTAGCATAGGGTCTCGGCTAATTCCATTGCGAGTGAATTTGCAGTCACACCGGCTTTTGGCTACAAAAGAAAAATCCATGCGTCGCCCGCAGCTCTCTTTGTCCGAAGATTTTATTCGACCGCCGGAGTTCAACAAGATCGAGCAGGACGGCTACGCCCGCGGCTTCAACGTCATCGCCGGCCTCGATGAAGTGGGGCGCGGGCCATTGGCCGGCCCGGTGGTTGCCGCAGCGGTGGTTTTGCCGCGGGGTTTCGAGCATGCGGGCATCAGAGATTCGAAGTTATTGACGGCAAAGCAGCGCGAGGAGATCGCGCCGATTATCAAATCGCGTGCAATCAGTTGGGCCGTCGGTGTCGTCGACGTTGGTGCAATTGACCGGCTAAACATTCTTAACGCCAGTCTGCGCGCCATGCTCAAGGCGGCGCGCGCCCTGGAGCCGGCGCCCGAATATCTTTTGATCGATGGCAACCAAGTGATTCCTCCCGGTTGGTTTAGCAAGGGCAAAGCGGCGCGTAATTTTTTGCCGCAGCAGCGTACCGTGATCAAAGGCGATCAGCTTTGTCTGTCCATTGCCGCGGCATCGATTGTCGCCAAAGTGGCGCGCGATGCGATCATGGTCGAGTTGGACGCCAGCTATCCCGGCTATGGCTTCGCCGAGCACAAAGGCTATGCCTGCGCGAGTCATCTTGAAGCGCTGCGCCGCTACGGTCCGTCACCAGCGCACCGGCAAAGCTTCGCCCCGGTGCGCGAGGTGACCGTCAAAACCCACCGCAGCGATTTCGGACCGCTCTTTCAAGCGCGCTGATGGCCGCCAACGCCAAACAGATCTTCGGTAAGCGAGGCGAGGAGTTGGCCGAGCAGTTCCTCAAGAAAAAAGGCTACAAGATCGTCGAACGCAATTACCGCTGCAGCAGCGGTGAAGTCGACCTGATCGCCCTCGATCGCAAAGTCATCGTGTTTGTCGAAGTGAAAACCCGCGCCGCCCATGGCTATGGCTCCCCGTTGGAAGCTGTGGCGTTTTACAAGCAGCGCAAGATGATCTACGCGGCGCAGTATTTTTTGCACGAAAAGAAACTGCATCAACGCGACGCTCGTTTCGACGTCGTCGGCATCTCGTGGGCCGGCGCCGAACCGCAAGTGGAACATATTCAAAACGCCTTCGATGTGGCGTAAGATTCCCGTTTATGCTGGACGTCAAACTATTGCGAGACAATCTCGACGAGGTCAAAACGCGCATGGCGACACGCGGCGGCGTGATCGACTGGGACAGGTTCGTCGCCATCGACCGCGAGCGGCGCGAAGCGTTGGCCAATATCGAGCGGCTCAAAGAAAAAAAGAACCGCCTCTCCGGTGAAATCGGCATGCTGAAAAAGAGCGGCGGCGATGCTGGCGCGCTCATGAAAGAGACCGAAGAAATTAGCGACGCGATCAAGAAAGGCGAAGCGCCTTTGGCCGAGATCGAAGCGCGCTTCGAGCAGTTCATGCTGACCTTGCCCAACTTGCCAAGCTCGACGGTGAAAGTTGGCAAGAACGAGCACGATAACCGCGAAGTGCGCCGCTGGGGCGAACCGGCAAAGTTTGACTTCGAACCGAAAAATCATTGGGACATCGGCGAAGAGCTGGGCATTCTAGATTTTCAACGCGCCGCCAAGATCGCCGGCGCGCGCTTTGCCGTTTATAAAGGTGCCGGGGCGCGGCTCGAGCGGGCGTTGATTAATTTTATGCTCGATCTCCACACGGGCGAGAACGGCTACAAGGAGATGCTGCCACCGGCGTTGGTCAACCGCTCCGCTCTGGTCGGCACCGGACAGTTGCCCAAGTTCGAAGAAGATCTGTTTCATCTTGCGCCCGGCGATTGGTTCCTCATTCCAACCGCCGAGGTGCCGCTGACCAATCTTCATCGCGAGGAGATGCTCGAACGCGAAGACTTGCCGATAAAATACGTCGCCTACACGCCGTGCTTTCGCAGCGAAGCCGGCTCCTATGGCAAGGACGTGCGCGGTTTGATTCGCCAGCATCAGTTCAACAAAGTCGAAATGGTCAAGCTGAGCGAGCCGGAGACATCCTACGACGAGCTGGAGTCCATGGTGCAAAACGCCGAAGAAGTCCTGCGCCGATTGAAGATTCCCTATCGAGTGGTCGAGCTGTGCACCGGCGACATGGGTTTCGGCGCGGCCAAGACCTACGATTTAGAAGTGTGGCTGCCGGGCCAGAACAATTATCGTGAGATCAGTTCGTGCTCCAACTGTGAAGACTTCCAAGCGCGCCGCGCCAATATTCGCTACCGCAAAGAAAAGAAGGGGCGGCCGACTTTCGTCCACACGCTCAATGGTTCGGGTCTTGCCGTCGGGCGGACGCTCGTGGCGGTGTTGGAAAACTATCAGCAGAAAAATGGCACTGTGATTGTCCCTGACGTGCTGCGGCCTTACATGGGCGGGCTGGGAAAAATTAGCTAGGGGAGGGTTTTGTAGGGACAGGCCTTGTGCCTGTCCTTCGGACGGGATCATGCCTAAGCTCTTAATCGCCACCCTGTGCGACGACGTCCGCGAAGAAAAGACCGGCAAGGTCAGCCTCATGGGCGTCTTCGATCGCTTCATGGTCGCCGACTTTCGAGTGGCGCTGCCAACTTTCTGGTTGTTTGCCCAGATCGGTTGTGAAACCGAAGGGGAACATACCCTCACTGTTGAATTTCGCCGCGTCGAGGGCGACGTGGTTTTGCGCGGCGACATCAAGCATTCCGTTGTGGGAGAGAACAGCGTGACCCATCTCTATCACGCCAATATCGACATGCGCCTCGAACATGTGATGTTGCCAGGCCCCGGTGCCTACGAATTTGCCATCGATAGCGACGGCGTGCCGGTCGGCTCCGTCGCCGTGGATGTGATCCAGCCGGCACCGCAGCTGCTGCA
Coding sequences within it:
- the gatA gene encoding Asp-tRNA(Asn)/Glu-tRNA(Gln) amidotransferase subunit GatA, whose amino-acid sequence is MTLAALTLHAASDTLRRRECSSVELTEAVLARIAASDENIRAYLTVDRQGARDQARQADKLLSENKSDSPLLGVPLALKDNFLTRGLKTTCASKILGDFVPPYDATTVAKLRNAGAVIVGKTNLDEFAMGSSAENSAFHPTRNPWDGARVPGGSSGGSAAAVAADECIAALGTDTGGSIRQPAACCGIVGLKPSYGRVSRYGIIAFASSMDQVGPMTKDVRDSALLLEAIAGHDPADATSVQRPVPKYSEALTGGVKGLRLGVPREYFVAGMAPEVEQAVRRAIAELEKQGARIEDISLPHTSYAVAVYYIIATAEASSNLARYDGMRYGHRAEAADLNDTYMLSREEGFGAEVKRRIMLGTYALSAGYYEAYYLKAQRVRALIKRDFDQAFASCDAIVTPTMPTTAFKIGEKTQDPLQMYLSDIYTISVNLAGLPAISLPCGFDKAGLPIGLQIIGKPFDEATILRVAYAYEQATECHTMKPEDRG
- a CDS encoding ABC transporter substrate-binding protein codes for the protein MARLQLTLACGDYDFLRPLINGEIQPQGIELNVLTMPSPERHGRMLRHEEFDVCELSLVGYLVSRDKGCNYNAIPVFPHRRFRHQYMVKRTGCGIEKPSDLNGKRIALDTLQNSAGLWMRGILQDHYGVDLKTVEWWCQEEEDIAFEPASWMNVKRVAHGKNVDQMLLDGELEAALYPETLPSIRQGDPRVALLFPDPKKAEIEYYKNGGFFPIMHTVVVKNHILQEHPWVGISLVRAFEQAKQICYERNSDPRSFALVWVQDLMREQKEIFGPDPWPYNLEDNREALEAVIRYEYEQGMIKKKPNAEELFFAPSLQRIQHYV
- the gatB gene encoding Asp-tRNA(Asn)/Glu-tRNA(Gln) amidotransferase subunit GatB, translating into MNYEPVIGLEVHAQLLTDSKIFCGCSTRFGAEPNANTCPVCIGLPGVLPVLNRKVVEFALRAGLATHCEITRASRLARKNYFYPDLPKGYQISQYELPICEHGYIDIEVSGATKRVRLTRIHMEEDAGKNIHDQHGDSSLVDLNRAGVPLLEIVSEPDLRSADEAVSYLKTLRAIVQFLGVCDGNMEEGSFRCDANVSVRPAGSDRLGTKIEIKNLNSFKAIEKAIAFEIERQSDVLSGGGQLVQETRLWDEHREETRSMRSKESAHDYRYFPDPDLLPLVINADWIAEVRAGLPELPAARKARFMQGYQLPAYEAELLTSRKDIADYFEEAVTAHANAKAVANWIVGDLFRVLKEQKLDEEFYIDRWPVAAERLGELVRLIDQGKISGKIAKTVFAEMLSSGKSPQQIVSDKGLEQVSDRSSIEIEIDRVLAANGKQVEQYKSGNDKIFGYLVGQVMKATGGKANPQTVNNLLRAKLQ
- a CDS encoding nucleotidyltransferase family protein — protein: MIVAVVLSAGESSRMGRPKALLPIEGQTFIDKIVSALKDSGIERVVVVLGFNAAEMRRRIEHLPVEIVVNPDYKQGQLSSLQTAIRDLQATPDCDGMLVHLVDHPYIDARLVRVMLQRFAESRAPIVVPIHQGKRGHPVIFSRALFQELLNAPMDQGAKAVVNAHRAETFEIDTDDVGITLDIDTPELYRQHVKGE
- a CDS encoding ribonuclease HII: MRRPQLSLSEDFIRPPEFNKIEQDGYARGFNVIAGLDEVGRGPLAGPVVAAAVVLPRGFEHAGIRDSKLLTAKQREEIAPIIKSRAISWAVGVVDVGAIDRLNILNASLRAMLKAARALEPAPEYLLIDGNQVIPPGWFSKGKAARNFLPQQRTVIKGDQLCLSIAAASIVAKVARDAIMVELDASYPGYGFAEHKGYACASHLEALRRYGPSPAHRQSFAPVREVTVKTHRSDFGPLFQAR
- a CDS encoding YraN family protein — translated: MAANAKQIFGKRGEELAEQFLKKKGYKIVERNYRCSSGEVDLIALDRKVIVFVEVKTRAAHGYGSPLEAVAFYKQRKMIYAAQYFLHEKKLHQRDARFDVVGISWAGAEPQVEHIQNAFDVA
- the gatC gene encoding Asp-tRNA(Asn)/Glu-tRNA(Gln) amidotransferase subunit GatC yields the protein MKLSRDEVQRVALLARLRLTASEEEQLAEQLGAILEYMEQLNQLDITGVEPFSHANDAVTALREDKEVNQPNADALLANAPERDGSFFKVPKIIE
- a CDS encoding glycosyltransferase family 2 protein, whose amino-acid sequence is MSVKQRVEASDTPSHESVTILLPVLNELQRLAGCLETLIAQPREVREILVIDGGSSDGTQALVDGFAMRDGRVRLVDASPVDPEWTGKAWGLHRGLQQSASQSDWILCIDADVRAAPQLVRSLLAHARRTSIDNFSVATLQHLSGWIDGLLHPAMLTTLIYRFGSPGAATRDRHKVHANGQCFFSRRETLLRTGAFYAARRSLCEDITIVRRLAECGEAVGFYESDYLITVKMYAHWRETWNNWPRSLPMRDHYFAGREALGLIALLPLQALPLPTFVLGAFIGAPLWLLLLAGALFSIRLGVLFGTARAYPGRPWSYWLSPLCDLPVVLRVLYNALKRQHRWRGRTYVRRRGGTFEPL